Proteins from a single region of Urocitellus parryii isolate mUroPar1 chromosome 4, mUroPar1.hap1, whole genome shotgun sequence:
- the Mrpl23 gene encoding large ribosomal subunit protein uL23m isoform X2, producing the protein MEMTRVDLRNYLERIYNVPVAAVRTRVQHGSNRKRDHRNVRIKKPDYKVAYVQLAHGQTFTFPDLFPEREQSPAGGPVEEGPSGFPEAQKPSSNPRQGGIPNWFSL; encoded by the exons GATGACCAGGGTGGACCTCAGGAATTATCTTGAGCGCATCTACAATGTACCGGTGGCTGCTGTCCGGACCCGGGTGCAGCATG GTTCCAACAGGAAGAGGGACCACAGAAACGTGAGGATCAAGAAGCCGGACTACAAGGTGGCCTACGTGCAGCTG GCCCACGGGCAGACATTCACCTTCCCAGATCTGTTTCCTGAGAGAGAGCAGAGCCCTGCAGGAGGCCCTGTGGAGGAAGGGCCCAGCGGGTTTCCAGAGGCCCAGAAGCCGAGCAGCAACCCCCGGCAGGGCGGTATCCCCAACTGGTTCAGCCTGTGA
- the LOC113200273 gene encoding uncharacterized protein LOC113200273 → MGKARQGETGGVERVSSLRGESGQAGEGPPGGEPTRHWPPEPVAKAGITGSDGAVIGAFKLRTGDKGLQQGCTRQPPKARTPGAGMYWKDMTWSGVMARTEGLPSGLREHSGWHRGGGCHRRVWSFAFPKELTHHCCSLDPLEPSRNKEMVLPSSRLGLQLWGLLQVRLALDQEYAAFGNHCIPDSGIGSVGEAEGPGL, encoded by the exons ATGGGCAAGGCCAGACAAGGCGAGACGGGCGGGGTAGAGCGAGTGAGCTCTCTAAGGGGGGAGTCGGGGCAGGCAGGTGAGGGGCCACCAGGCGGCGAGCCAACGAGGCACTGGCCTCCAGAGCCCGTGGCCAAGGCGGGCATCACGGGCAGCGACGGAGCAGTGATCGGTGCCTTCAAGCTCAGGACTGGAGACAAGG GTCTCCAGCAGGGGTGCACACGCCAGCCCCCGAAGGCCAGGACGCCAGGCGCAGGGATGTACTGGAAAGACATGACATGGTCCGGTGTGATGGCGAGGACAGAGGGACTGCCGTCCGGCCTTCGTG AACACTCTGGCTGGCACCGCGGGGGAGGCTGCCACAGAAGGGTCTGGTCCTTTGCTTTTCCGAAAGAGTTAACACACCACTGCTGCTCTCTGGACCCCCTAGAACCCTCAAGAAATAAAG AAATGGTGCTACCCAGCTCACGTCTGGGCCTTCAACTCTGGGGACTTCTTCAAGTCCGTCTAGCTCTGGATCAAGAATATGCTGCGTTTGGGAACCACTGCATACCTGACTCAGGAATCGGCTCTGTAG GTGAAGCCGAAGGACCAGGCCTGTGA